The nucleotide window GGTGTTTTAACACTCTGCTCACATATCAACCTTCTTCCTGTTCACATGCGCCATGGTGTAGTTGTCATGGAGACAGCTTTCTAATGCTTTGTAAAGCAGATGATGGGCTGTTATGATCCACATGATAGCAATTAAGGGACGCATTATACACATTAATTCTGTACAGAACTGCTACTGTTCTTGGTCTAGTTACATGGATCACAAGTTTAATCATTAAACTTTAGTCATTTATTCATATAGTCAATTTTTTCTACTGCATAGCAAATCTATGGAAGAACCTATCTATGAAACACAAATACATTTGGTTGTTTCAATAaattaaagtataaatataatatattttttaacaaaaaagacaCGTTTTTTAAAGCCTTAAAAGCCTTACAGACAGAGAAAACACtagaataataaatattttattacgataacatttaaacagattTGCATTACCTGTGttgattttcttttaataattattgagcAAATTCCAATTTCTGTTATTCCTATTCAAATTCCTGTAATCAATTCAGTTCAAATTCATACTCATGAATTTAAATTCTGCACAACACCCTTAACTTGTGATTCGAATCATTGGTGGTTTAGAACAACATAGAAGAGTAACTTATTTGAATGAACTGAATTGGAACTTTGGGGTGAATTATCTCTACAAACCTCTACAAACTCTTAAAATGGTCTAATGCTAAATTAAATGGCATAATAAACTGCTGCCCTCTGGCAGATGGTCTTCTGTCCCCTTTGCTCCAGCTAAACAATTTACTGTATGACCACTGCTTTGGGACATTAGGCTCCAAACAAACCATTGCACCATTCAAAGATCAGTGATCCAAGACTGGTCTGGAGGCCTTTGCTTGGATCCTCAGCTCTGTGTGAGGGGTGTGACCCCAGACATAATGAGAGGGGAGTTTAGAGCTGCAGTAACAAGTGATTTGTACTGCCTTACAGCAGCTGTTCATGAATATTCATCCTGCTGTTTAACTATTTGCTTGCTGTTTGTCACTTTCCTCTGACATCTTCCCCATAGATCTATCAAATCACTGTGGTCTAGTGCTCCCCGGGGCTGAATGTGGGCAGCTTGCTTTGGTTAATTACCTGttagaagaatatatatatttgagcttGACACTCAAGGGCAGGATTCTAATGGCAATGTCTTCTTATATGTAGCACCATAAACTGCAGTTTATTATTTTCTTACACTTGGCTTGTACTGAGAATGAATGGCAGTAAACTTGATTTAACCTGACTTGTTTATAATTGGCCTAttaaaaaatacttataaattGACACATAACTacaaatttttataaaatacaacaCTCTTACATAATCAAAAATTGCACTGCAATTTGCTTGTAGCTAACCAATTTAATCCACATTGATTTTCCTAATGAGTTCAATAGACATGCAATCAATCTCAGAGACAATCTCGgttttaaaaactataaagaaAAGATTGATTAGAAGGcttgtgctgttgttgtttttacctttCCACCAACACTGTGTTAGAAGAAGCACTCTAATGGCACTAATAGCTGCTTGAATGGAGAGTGTgtctttaaagtttattttagtgTATTCCTACTGCCACTGTTTCAAGGGCTTTGTCGCTTTTTTAAGCTTTAAAGAGGATGGGAGATAGAAATAGATGGAAGGAGAGAGGGTTTAAGTCCCATGCTGTGTTCTGTTGCTTTTCCACTccaccaaataatttttttcatgtgcTGACGTCTTGCTTCTCCATTCTCCACTGATCTCTACATTTTCCCATACTAAAAACACATCGTCAAGCCCCTCGATCTTTTTTGTTACAGCATGTCTTTCCCATTTTTCAATTTCAGTTCCCAAGTTATTTATTGTTGTGCATGATTATTTTGCACACACAACCttataaaaacaagaaaagatacAAGGGTACAGGTAAAATAAacgaatgaaagaatgaatgaatgaatttggtctcattgcactatattttatgtaaagtcgttttctatttttaaattctttttaagtaaattttttaatcattttcaaagtttttaaattcattgttttatttttgtgattttttaaaattattattttactttattttatgtaaagcactttgaatttccattgtgtataaaatgtgctttattaataAACTTGACTTGCCTTGCCTTATTGGTTAGAAATTTACTGTGCagacaataaatgaaataatgaatattgagatatgggaaaaaaaagtaaattatatatatatatatatatatatatatatatatatatatatatatatatatatatatattattcctcAAACAATACGAGAAGCAGTGATTATGGTCtaattctctctcttctcttcctctGATAAACTTACACTATACATCTTTCTTGTGTTCCACTTATTTTTCTCTCACCTTCCCTTTTCATTCTCCCTCTCACATCAGTTTGTTTGCTTGTGTTAAAAGGCAGAGAGGTGATAATTGGGAGTGATGAAATGAGGGGCTTGCCCTGTTGAGTTCTTTCACAAGCAGAAGCTTCACATCCAGTCATTCCCGTGAGATGTATCCATTACATTCTCATCACAGTTATCAGACAGACCTGACAATATCTGGGAGTTCTTCAAGAAACAGCTAATGGATGCTGTTTGCTCTGTTGTTATAATTCAGTTCAGCTTCAAATTTATACTCCCCATTACAAATTGATGTTGTCAAGCTGGTTAAAATGATTTGCAGTCTTTACAAAGAGACagaatgtgtgttgtgttttctaATGGTAATACAATGATGTTTTGAAAGGCTTCAATATAatcaaaacaatataaaactttGTCCAGCAGGTACGAAGAGATGATCCTCTTCAGTCAGAGATTTTAAAAGTGAAGTGTGCCAATTCTGTGGCATTAGAAGCATTAAAGATAAAAAAGGAATGttttccaaacaggtttcatAAACACTTTCTGTTATTGGTCAGTCAAATAGATCGTCCCGCACCAAAATTGTCAGGCTGGTCGGGATGCTCAAGCAAAATTCCTGTTTTGATATTGTCACAAAGCCAGAGTGTTCACTGCTGGTGAAATTTCGCTGATGAAAAGCATATTGGTTTCTAAGCCACAAATTAACAACCAGCATAAGACAGCCATTCATACTGCTCTAAGTAGGTCTTTAGCTTGTAAAATTTGCTAAACATGATGAAATCGGTTCATTTGTTTTGAAGTCTGAAATGGCTAATGAGATCATTCTTTATCTTCTTGTGTGAATGCGTTGTTGAGTTTATGTGTTCAGGAAATAGTAGGAAATAAAGAATGAATAAAACTCATTAGTGACTGAGAGTTGTGTTACTGGCTGTGATATAAATCATTAAGCTGATGTGGCCATATGTTGagtacgggggggggggggggactgatGTAATAGATTGTCATTGATGGTTCAATTCAAAACAGTTGGGAACCCTATTAAAtagaaaaattcatttttttcaccaACATACGGTTTCACTACAACATGGTCCAATCCTTTGGGAATTCAAGCACATACCCTTGACATTAGCAGCCCAAATCATGTCACAATATTACACTATAGTTCGATCCAAAAGTAACACGGTAAATCTCTTCAGGGAAATCAGCCCACTAATGGCTTTCTTATAGTTCCCCCTGCACACTTAACAATCAATGTAAAGAACTgggaaagtattttaaaatattaaatattaaaaacctcCCATCACTTTATATATCCACATCTATGTGCATTTAAAGGTATATGGAAGGTTaaagtgtgtttgtttgaaaACCAGAGAGATGATTTATAAAGGGCTGGAGCATTTATACGGAGTTGCAATGGCTCTCCGGTGTTCTGTGAAAGATGAAGGTCTTCCCTCAAGCCTCCCATGGCCATTTTCATTCGTTCTACTGATTTCCCCATCACCCCATCTGCCTCTCTACCCACCAATCATTTTGCCGGAGCTGACACAGCAGCAGCAGATGCATGGCCTGCAGGGGGCGAGTGCGCAAGTGTGTGTGAGccaaagtctgtgtgtgtgtccaaacACATGAGTCATCCAAGTTTCTTTCCTACTAAAGTGAAAGTCTTTGAAGTGAAGGTGTAAGTTGTGCGTTTGCCCCAAGCACAGTTTCTGTTTTTGCGAAGGGAAACGGCGTGTTTCTAATCACCACCGACAATTCCATGATGCTTCTGTAAGACtgttgtgtgagctgtgcttcgtACATTAAACGTATACTGACAACAGACAATGGaccgttttttgtttttgtttttcactaaaaAAATTGCAAGGTGCAAAAGTTCAGATCAATGAAGACTGCATCAAATAATTcacaaaaagaaattcaaaaaaattgtaaatgaaaagaaaacgaGTCATAAATAATAGCATAATGAAAGACTTACAAGCAATTCTTTTAAAAGCTGGTCATTTTTGTCTGGAAACACTATTGGTAAAGGATTTTCAGgattaataaatttttatatatatatatatatatatatatatatatatatatatatatatatatatatatatatatatatatatagcaccttttaaaactaataattataatattaaactaataaaaactaataattaataattataattaataataataaataataatttaaataattacaacaaACACCATAAGATTAAGAGAAAGCCTGATGATAAAAGTGAAACTTAAGAAGAGATTTAAAGGAGGATAATGAGATCCCCAGGCAGGGATTTCCACAGCCGAGGAGCACGGTCAGCAAAAGCACGTCACCTTTAGTGACAAGTGGAGATTTCAGATCCATTAGTAGGGCCCTATCAGAGGATCTCAAGCAGCGATCGGGCTCAGAGAGAGTTAACAAATCACAAATATAGACAGGAGCCTGACCCTTCAAggctttaaaaactaaaattcagGTAACCAGTGAAGGGCAGCAAAGATCAGTAGTCACTTCTCTTAGTGTGTGTTGCCAAAACACTTGGCAGCAGTGTTTTGTATCAGCTGAGGTCTTTGAACGTGTCATCTGCTGATACTACAATAAAGTGCTTTACAGTAGTCAAATCTGGAGGAGATAAAAGCATGAATGCCCTTTTCTAAAtaagcaaaagaaagaaatgactTAATCTTTGTTAGTTGCATCAGTTGTGTAAAGCAAGAGTGCACCAGTCACCTGGGCCCTCATTTATGTCCAAATAATGTGTGTTAGAACAGTTTCACACAAAGTGTGAGATCTACAAGTATTTACTTATACAtaggaatgtgtgtaaatataagcacAACTCTGAACATGCTTACGCAGAGAATCTAGTGGTAGAACGCTGTTACTACAAAAAGAAAGTGCTGTCACATGTGTCCTGTGTCTTTTCTACGCTGTCTTGGTAAATGTGGGCCCTGAGTACTGAAGGTAAAAAATGGCACCTAGGTTACGAGCCTCTTTTCAAACTTTAGATAAGGCAACCAGACTAGAAGAGagattattaatactttttagtACTGATACAGGATGCATGTGTGCTACCAGGCTTTATCAGGACATACAATTGTGTATTATCAGCGTAGCAGTGGAAAGCAAATTCATGACTACGCATAATTTGACCAAAGGACAACGTGTAAAAGGTAAAAATAGAAGAGTTagtatacccaaaataaaaagtgtCATTAATTATTCTCCCTCATctcgttccaaactcgtaagaccttcgtaagaccttagttcatctttggaacataaaataagatatttttaatgaaatccatGAGATTTCTGCCACTGCATACTGACACGTTTAAGGCCCATGcaggacattattaaaataatgttgtgCACACGTATTGAAGTCTCGTGGACACATGTCGAGGacagaagaaattgttgaatcgTTATTCACAAAAGTGTCTTAgattcaaaatgcatttaaatatttccgCCTGAGATTTCCATGTGAATGCAATCATTTCTCATCCAACTCTTAGCCTTACTCTGTCAACAAGCGTTTTAAGGAGGAGCATCTGAGAGAAAGTTGATATTTACTGCTGTGAAAGAGCAACCGCTGAGCAAGCAGTGGTCATTTATCAGCCTGAAACTGACATGTGGCTTGTTTTCTCTCTAGATAAGGTAGATGATGAATTAGAGATGACAATGGTCTGCCATCGGCCGGAGGGTCTCGAGCAGCTTGAGGCGCAGACAAACTTCACCAAGCAAGAGCTACAAGTCCTTTACAGAGGCTTCAAAAATGTACGTTGCCCGGTATTTCTCGTCTTATCCTTCTCATCGCTCCCACATCTGCACATTTACTTTATACAAATGTCTTTTGACACATCTTGGAATCTGATAAGAAGCTTATAGTGTTTATGTAATATATCCTTATGCCTCAATGTCTTTTCTTATGAATCATCGCATCTCATCTGCATATACTGTCCCTGTGGATCTGTTTGCCATGTCTCATCTGTCTTTAAAACTCTGTAAACTCTTATTGTTCCTCTTTGCATTATCAAGCGTGTCACTAATCACTGTGCGCTAGCCTCAAGCTACAGTCAGCCAGTCATATTTCTCAATCCCAGCATTCACACGCTCTATTAGACACAGATAAACAGTCAGGCTCAGCAACCCACACAGCAGCTCATATTTGTTGGGTTAAAAATGCTTTGCCAAAACCACTGTGTATTATATGGCAGCGTTTAAGACCaacgttatatatatttttttttttattatttttattatttttatataccaTTCTCAGGAATGGGCATTACATAACTGCAGGTGATTCAtggaattattattacaaatgtatttaaaaaaaaaatattatattatattatattatatttttttaatttttttttttatctaatccaATTACTACAAGAGGGCTCAAgccaataatatttttataatataatgttaataatgtgtaTTTTTCCCCCTCAGGAGTGTCCAAGTGGAGTAGTGAATGAGgagacatttaaacacatttatgcaCAGTTTTTTCCACATGGAGGTAATAAAAAAGGAGATATTCTTAAATATTACATGCTTCTTATGCTAAATGTCTAATGCTTTCATCTGTTGTCACTGCTGTACCAGATGCCAGTACATATGCACATTATCTCTTCAATGCGTTTGACACCAGAAATAATGGATCCATAAAGTTTGAGGTATGAAGAAAATGTTGACTCCTGGCACAGtatgaaaatatactgtatattttagtgACATTACATACAGGATGTCTTTCCTGTCTTTCTCTCAGGACTTTGTAATGGGACTATCTACTCTACTGCGGGGAACGGTCAGAGAGAAACTGGAATGGACATTTTATCTCTATGACATTAACAGAGATGGATTTATCAATAAGGAGGTATAGCATATGTAAATAGGCAGtcattattaaagggttagttcatcgaaaaatgaaaatgatgtcattaataactcaccctcatgtcgttccaaaccagtaagacctcagtTAATCTTCAgaccacagtttaagatattttagatttagtccgagagctctcagtccctccattgaaactgtgtttacggtatactgtccatgtccagaaaggtaataaaacatcttcaaagtagtccatgttacatcagagggtcatttagaatttttttgaagcattgaagaTACATTTTAGTACAAAAAATCTTCTTGAacaagttcaccaaatcaaactgaatcgttttaaacggtttgcgtctccaatacgcattaatccacaaataacttaagctattaacttgtttaatgtggctgacactccctctgagttaaaacaaaccaatatcccggagtaattcatttactcaaacagtacactgactgaactgctgtgaagagagaactgaagatgaacaccgagccgagccagataatgactcgttcatgagtgaagaaccgtttgcatcggttttcggatcaccagtagttctttcggacagttcgattcaataaaccagttgaagaaaacggttcaccggttcttttgcgctctacgtAATGGCGTTATTTgcgattgcccttgattcaagccttcggtttacctgggctcataacgttagcacagaatcagttcagaatcaatcaccaaaagaatcagttcggttcagatgctctgcTCGGcacggtgttcatcttcagttctctcttcacagcagttcagtcagtgtactgtttgagtacatgaattactc belongs to Carassius gibelio isolate Cgi1373 ecotype wild population from Czech Republic chromosome B10, carGib1.2-hapl.c, whole genome shotgun sequence and includes:
- the LOC127966574 gene encoding Kv channel-interacting protein 1 isoform X1; its protein translation is MAGCTSRCRQGFLKLIQSLQRLVSGTLSKDKVDDELEMTMVCHRPEGLEQLEAQTNFTKQELQVLYRGFKNECPSGVVNEETFKHIYAQFFPHGDASTYAHYLFNAFDTRNNGSIKFEDFVMGLSTLLRGTVREKLEWTFYLYDINRDGFINKEEMTEIVRAIYDMMGKYTYPALKGDVPKQHVDAFFEKMDKNKDGVVTLEEFVLACQEDENMMRSMQLFENVM
- the LOC127966574 gene encoding Kv channel-interacting protein 1 isoform X3, whose amino-acid sequence is MGVVLGTFSMHTKQVTFRTDKVDDELEMTMVCHRPEGLEQLEAQTNFTKQELQVLYRGFKNECPSGVVNEETFKHIYAQFFPHGDASTYAHYLFNAFDTRNNGSIKFEDFVMGLSTLLRGTVREKLEWTFYLYDINRDGFINKEEMTEIVRAIYDMMGKYTYPALKGDVPKQHVDAFFEKMDKNKDGVVTLEEFVLACQEDENMMRSMQLFENVM
- the LOC127966574 gene encoding Kv channel-interacting protein 1 isoform X2 produces the protein MGAVVGTLTMQTRQRQPSRDKVDDELEMTMVCHRPEGLEQLEAQTNFTKQELQVLYRGFKNECPSGVVNEETFKHIYAQFFPHGDASTYAHYLFNAFDTRNNGSIKFEDFVMGLSTLLRGTVREKLEWTFYLYDINRDGFINKEEMTEIVRAIYDMMGKYTYPALKGDVPKQHVDAFFEKMDKNKDGVVTLEEFVLACQEDENMMRSMQLFENVM